The proteins below come from a single Amphiura filiformis chromosome 15, Afil_fr2py, whole genome shotgun sequence genomic window:
- the LOC140171202 gene encoding ubiquitin-conjugating enzyme E2 D4-like, translating to MTMSSESCFEYEPWLLRIKKELLGLNANPSERYSGVGPRADKWYDWEATILGPYTSPYEGGIFHIGIKLPKEYPFKPPQVIFETKIYHPNIGVDGVFDFAIVGSRWTPALSISKVLNTIWDLLCEPSTDKPIRPDVAYQLTTNPTAFRKTAARNTRLYATSSLPDSPPPQMRLPIIAGSKTKYVALTPLHPIPKPKPKETPPVISAVTGHPPTGIAKSQLQMKQIHAQAMGLNVTNNNLEPKKGLPHCYFF from the exons atgaCAATGAGTAGCGAAAGTTGCTTTGAATATGAACCATGGCTTTTACGAATCAAGAAG GAACTACTGGGGTTGAATGCAAACCCTTCAGAAAGATATTCAGGAGTTGGGCCAAGAGCTGATAAAT GGTATGATTGGGAGGCTACCATTTTAGGCCCT TATACTTCACCATATGAAGGAGGGATATTTCACATTGGCATCAAGTTACCTAAAGAGTACCCCTTCAAACCTCCGCAG GTCATTTTCGAAACCAAAATATATCATCCAAATATTGGTGTAGATGGAGTATTTGATTTTGCTATAGTTGGCTCACGATGGACACCAGCTCTAAGTATATCAAAAG TGTTAAATACAATATGGGATTTGCTTTGTGAACCAAGTACAGATAAACCTATCAGACCAGATGTAGCATATCAACTGACAACAAATCCAACCGCATTCCGCAAAACGGCAGCAAGAAACACAAGGCTATATGCCACATCATCACTCCCTGATTCCCCACCACCTCAGATGAGACTGCCGATAATAGCCGgttcaaaaacaaaatatgtaGCACTTACACCCCTTCATCCGATtcccaaacccaaacccaaagAAACGCCACCTGTTATATCGGCAGTCACTGGCCATCCTCCAACTGGTATAGCAAAGTCACAACTACAGATGAAACAGATTCATGCTCAAGCTATGGGACTGAATGTTACAAATAATAACCTGGAGCCAAAGAAGGGCCTTCcccattgttattttttttag